In a single window of the Acetivibrio clariflavus DSM 19732 genome:
- a CDS encoding ABC transporter ATP-binding protein, with translation MEKVLEVKSLKKIYKNGRGVSNISFDIYKGEIIGLLGSNGSGKTTVMKAITGLIRANEGTVKICGKDISDNFEEAIKNVGCLIEKPSLIGNLSCYNNLKFISGYYENVDIARIDEVLHITGLTTYKNEKVKTFSLGMKQRLAIAMAIYQKPQLVILDEPANGLDIEGSKELRKIVSLLAKEYMISFLISSHQIYEVEMLCDKILILQNGKMIDVCNVESVKDMGLSLEDYFIEKIKPA, from the coding sequence ATGGAAAAAGTATTGGAAGTAAAATCTCTTAAGAAAATATATAAAAATGGCAGAGGTGTCAGCAATATAAGTTTTGATATATATAAAGGTGAAATAATAGGCCTCCTTGGATCAAACGGTTCAGGTAAAACAACCGTAATGAAGGCAATAACAGGGCTGATCAGAGCTAATGAAGGAACAGTTAAAATTTGCGGCAAGGATATCTCGGATAATTTTGAAGAGGCAATAAAAAATGTCGGATGCCTGATAGAAAAACCTTCACTAATAGGAAATTTGAGCTGTTATAACAATCTCAAGTTTATATCAGGTTACTACGAGAACGTAGATATTGCCAGAATTGACGAAGTTCTTCATATAACAGGACTTACCACCTACAAGAATGAAAAGGTAAAAACTTTTTCCCTGGGTATGAAGCAAAGACTTGCAATTGCAATGGCTATTTACCAAAAACCCCAGCTGGTAATCCTTGATGAGCCAGCTAACGGTCTTGATATAGAAGGCTCAAAGGAACTGAGAAAAATTGTATCCCTTCTTGCAAAAGAGTATATGATAAGCTTTTTAATTTCCAGCCATCAAATTTATGAAGTTGAAATGCTCTGCGACAAAATACTTATACTTCAAAACGGAAAAATGATTGATGTTTGCAATGTAGAAAGCGTAAAAGATATGGGGCTGTCGCTGGAAGATTATTTTATCGAAAAAATCAAGCCTGCGTAA
- a CDS encoding alpha/beta hydrolase codes for MDIREAKIAANETPEGTQVLFAEFSGEGMYFSCTYLHDVVYARYGNIERKLQIIKPYEARLKFPLIVYVQGSAWGKQDLYSAIPNLSHIASKGYVIASVEMRNTDIAKFPAALEDVKCAIRFMRENADTYGIDPDKVAVWGDSSGGHLALMTGLTAGEYNNGLYKDQSDEVTAVVDYFGVTNLLTLGKYNDAIDHDSADCPEALFIGGKIADNIELAKKASPIYMDLDKKLPPFLIIHGDEDNVVHVNQSIEMYKALKKHNQKVFFYKVIGAGHGPGIWSSQVLTLTEKFLAAHLKRPNI; via the coding sequence ATGGATATAAGAGAAGCGAAGATTGCTGCTAATGAAACGCCTGAAGGAACACAGGTTTTATTTGCTGAATTTTCCGGTGAGGGAATGTATTTTTCATGTACATATCTCCATGATGTGGTTTACGCCAGGTATGGCAATATCGAAAGGAAACTGCAAATAATAAAACCCTACGAGGCTAGACTAAAATTTCCCCTTATAGTTTATGTCCAAGGTTCTGCATGGGGAAAACAGGATCTGTATTCTGCCATTCCCAATCTATCCCACATTGCTTCAAAGGGATATGTAATAGCAAGTGTTGAAATGAGAAACACCGACATAGCAAAATTCCCGGCGGCTTTGGAAGATGTTAAGTGTGCCATTAGATTTATGCGCGAAAATGCGGACACCTACGGAATTGACCCGGATAAAGTCGCCGTTTGGGGAGACTCATCCGGCGGACATCTTGCATTAATGACCGGACTTACCGCAGGAGAGTACAACAACGGACTTTACAAAGACCAATCCGATGAAGTAACCGCAGTGGTAGATTATTTCGGGGTCACAAATTTGCTGACATTAGGCAAATACAATGACGCTATTGACCATGATTCTGCAGATTGTCCGGAAGCTTTATTTATTGGAGGAAAAATAGCCGACAATATTGAATTGGCAAAGAAAGCAAGTCCTATATACATGGACTTGGATAAAAAACTTCCGCCATTTCTCATTATACATGGGGATGAGGATAATGTTGTCCATGTCAATCAAAGTATTGAAATGTATAAGGCTTTAAAAAAGCATAACCAGAAGGTTTTCTTCTATAAGGTTATTGGTGCCGGACATGGTCCGGGTATATGGAGTTCCCAGGTTCTCACTCTTACAGAAAAGTTTTTGGCTGCTCATTTAAAACGCCCCAATATTTGA
- a CDS encoding flavodoxin domain-containing protein, which produces MSDIVVVYKSKYGYSEKYAKWISDALSADIFRTNQIKPDKLKSYSNIIYCGGLYAGNILGFPLIKKNYSELRNKKLIIAAVGATLKNDEAKEELKNKNLTDEMKNKVHFFVLRGGLDYKKLTALDRLLMYLMYKYIKKKDPEKLDNDSKGFLETYGKTVDFTDKKAIVPIIELAKKQ; this is translated from the coding sequence ATGTCAGATATAGTTGTTGTTTACAAATCAAAATACGGATATTCCGAAAAATATGCCAAATGGATTTCAGACGCTTTATCTGCCGATATTTTCAGAACAAATCAAATAAAACCCGACAAACTGAAATCGTACTCCAATATTATATATTGTGGAGGGCTATATGCCGGCAACATCCTTGGATTTCCACTAATTAAGAAAAACTATTCCGAACTCCGCAATAAAAAATTAATCATAGCAGCTGTCGGTGCGACTCTTAAAAACGATGAGGCAAAAGAAGAACTTAAAAATAAAAATTTAACCGATGAAATGAAAAATAAAGTACACTTTTTTGTCCTGAGAGGCGGCCTGGATTATAAGAAACTTACTGCCTTAGATCGCCTATTGATGTACCTGATGTATAAATATATTAAGAAAAAAGATCCGGAAAAGCTTGATAATGATTCCAAAGGCTTTTTGGAGACTTACGGAAAGACAGTAGATTTCACCGATAAAAAAGCAATTGTTCCTATAATCGAGCTTGCCAAAAAGCAATAA
- a CDS encoding DUF3237 family protein, whose translation MNFEEVLTVNVKIESAFDVKNDNGDSAVMILFTGDATGKYFEGNILPGGVDTQIIGKSGYKHTLSARYMIEGRDHTGENCRIFIENNGNFGNAPEGVLFRTYPKIITDSEALDFLNHALLVGEGYPAENGVIIKIFRAL comes from the coding sequence ATGAATTTCGAAGAAGTATTGACAGTGAACGTAAAAATTGAAAGTGCATTTGACGTAAAAAATGACAACGGAGATTCCGCTGTAATGATTTTGTTTACAGGAGATGCTACAGGTAAATATTTTGAAGGAAATATACTTCCCGGCGGTGTGGATACTCAAATCATTGGAAAGTCCGGTTATAAACACACTTTATCGGCAAGATATATGATTGAAGGCAGAGACCATACCGGAGAAAACTGCAGAATATTCATTGAGAACAACGGCAATTTTGGCAATGCTCCCGAGGGTGTCCTGTTCAGAACATATCCTAAAATAATTACAGACAGCGAAGCATTGGATTTTTTGAATCATGCTTTATTAGTGGGTGAAGGCTATCCTGCAGAAAACGGGGTAATAATTAAAATATTCAGAGCTTTATAA
- a CDS encoding LacI family DNA-binding transcriptional regulator encodes MKSEDIARLAGVSRSTVSRVINNYPNVPEETRAKVLKIIEEYNYEPNTSARILAGKSNNTIGLFVISISENDGPSKIYQSAYYSTFINTVVDAANTVGYYVLVHTIYSGKDYAKISQSFMQKRISGGILVGNEKDSDAIKKIAKLGYPIGIVDYDVREIEKNKLNNSGVIVVNSADFEGTVEALNHLIKLGHRDIGIITGRMGTYSGKERYRAYEYVLKENGIEVKPEFILKGEFLKKNAYDEVKKLIHSKKLPTALFACNDDMAIAAMEVFMDEGIRVPEDISIIGFDNIPMASHVKPALSTVKVPVYDMVTRATEALINNIEHGTKTFSNFTYPVEFINRDTCAPRRTDK; translated from the coding sequence ATGAAGAGTGAGGATATTGCTCGGTTGGCTGGAGTGTCCAGAAGTACAGTGTCAAGAGTCATCAACAACTATCCTAATGTTCCAGAAGAAACCCGGGCAAAGGTTTTGAAAATTATTGAGGAATATAATTATGAACCTAATACTTCAGCGCGAATACTTGCAGGCAAATCCAACAACACTATAGGACTATTTGTAATAAGCATATCTGAAAACGATGGACCGAGCAAAATTTATCAAAGTGCATACTATTCCACTTTTATCAATACAGTAGTTGATGCGGCAAATACAGTCGGTTACTATGTTTTAGTTCATACCATATATTCTGGCAAGGATTATGCTAAAATTAGCCAGTCCTTTATGCAAAAAAGGATAAGCGGAGGAATTTTAGTCGGAAATGAGAAAGATTCGGATGCAATCAAAAAAATCGCAAAGTTGGGGTATCCGATAGGAATTGTAGATTATGACGTTAGGGAAATAGAGAAGAATAAGTTGAATAATTCCGGAGTGATTGTTGTCAATTCTGCCGATTTTGAGGGAACGGTTGAGGCACTCAATCACTTGATCAAGTTAGGACACAGGGATATCGGAATTATAACGGGCCGAATGGGTACATACTCGGGGAAAGAGCGCTATAGAGCTTACGAATATGTTCTCAAGGAAAACGGTATAGAAGTAAAACCTGAGTTTATATTAAAGGGAGAGTTTCTGAAGAAAAATGCCTACGATGAAGTAAAGAAGCTTATCCATTCTAAAAAACTTCCCACTGCATTATTTGCATGTAATGACGATATGGCCATTGCTGCCATGGAAGTATTCATGGATGAAGGTATAAGAGTACCTGAGGATATATCGATTATAGGATTTGATAATATACCAATGGCTTCGCATGTTAAACCTGCGTTATCGACAGTAAAAGTGCCGGTTTATGATATGGTTACACGTGCGACGGAGGCACTTATAAACAATATTGAGCATGGCACGAAAACATTTAGTAATTTTACATATCCCGTAGAATTTATTAACAGGGATACATGTGCACCAAGAAGAACTGATAAATAA
- a CDS encoding LURP-one-related/scramblase family protein: MKYKIRQKMFSLGDKFTIRDEEDRDVFIVKSQLLSIGKKLRIFDLDGNEVCYIEQQLFKFMPQYNIYINGEMVAHIKKKFALFKNDFEIVSNKANYYVEGDFIAYDFKIFNDRKLIGQVSKKFFSLTDTYGVEVDEDEDRVLVFALVIVIDMVCHDDDK; the protein is encoded by the coding sequence ATGAAGTATAAGATTAGGCAAAAGATGTTTTCGTTGGGAGATAAGTTTACAATAAGAGATGAAGAGGATAGGGATGTATTCATTGTAAAGAGCCAGCTCTTGTCCATTGGAAAAAAACTTAGAATTTTTGACCTTGATGGAAATGAGGTTTGTTATATCGAGCAGCAGCTTTTTAAGTTTATGCCCCAGTATAATATTTATATTAACGGTGAAATGGTTGCACATATAAAGAAAAAGTTTGCGCTGTTTAAGAATGACTTTGAAATTGTGAGTAATAAGGCTAATTACTACGTTGAGGGAGATTTTATTGCCTATGATTTCAAGATATTCAATGATAGAAAATTAATCGGGCAGGTATCCAAAAAGTTCTTTTCCCTTACGGATACCTATGGTGTTGAGGTTGATGAGGATGAGGACAGAGTTTTAGTATTTGCCTTAGTTATTGTAATTGACATGGTATGCCATGACGATGACAAATAG
- a CDS encoding ABC transporter permease, translated as MHTLLTSTKTETFKIFSNKKFVVLFFISVFISLFASSVNLISTRKLGGPLINNATIPAFVLNFMFSLFLPLFTIMLTSDLFSGEISDKSIIMSLVRPITRNKLYVSKILAIGTSLFVLLLGTFVITEITSFIGGNISYCLEKLPFYIMAYVSAVVPIILLAIITAFFSQFTRSGSLTVIIMICTSVLISALTIIFPEVTPFMPTTYLSWHQNFYSSLNFTKIINELLYILAYGIIFMFAGSYLFYQKDI; from the coding sequence ATGCATACTCTATTGACTAGTACAAAAACTGAAACCTTCAAGATATTCTCAAACAAAAAGTTTGTTGTGTTGTTTTTTATCTCAGTATTTATATCCCTATTTGCTTCATCAGTCAATCTGATAAGCACTAGAAAACTGGGAGGCCCCCTGATAAATAACGCAACTATTCCGGCTTTTGTCTTAAACTTTATGTTTTCACTGTTTCTTCCATTGTTTACAATTATGCTGACTAGTGACTTGTTTTCGGGCGAAATTTCCGACAAATCAATTATTATGTCATTAGTAAGGCCAATAACGCGCAATAAGCTCTATGTTTCCAAAATACTTGCAATAGGCACAAGTCTTTTCGTTCTTTTGCTCGGTACTTTCGTAATCACAGAAATTACAAGTTTCATCGGCGGTAATATCAGTTACTGTTTAGAAAAACTTCCTTTTTATATTATGGCATATGTTTCTGCCGTTGTCCCAATAATTCTTCTAGCTATAATTACCGCTTTCTTTTCCCAATTTACCAGAAGCGGCAGTTTGACCGTTATAATTATGATATGTACTTCAGTACTTATATCAGCATTAACGATTATTTTCCCGGAAGTAACACCCTTTATGCCCACAACATACCTATCCTGGCACCAAAATTTTTACAGCAGTTTGAATTTTACAAAAATCATCAATGAACTGCTATATATTCTGGCATATGGTATAATATTTATGTTTGCAGGTTCTTACCTGTTTTACCAAAAGGATATATAG
- a CDS encoding GH36-type glycosyl hydrolase domain-containing protein gives MKFGYFDDLNKEYVITTPTTPYPWINYLGTQEFFSIISNTAGGYAFYRDARLRRITRYRYNNVPIDMGGRYFYIYDNGDYWSPGWSPVKKELDSYECRHGLGYTKITGKRNGIKAEVTFFVPLNYNGEVQKVIITNEGNDTKKITLFSFIEWCLWNAQDDMTNFQRNFSTGEVEVEGSVIYHKTEYRERRNHYAFYSVNVPITGFDSDRDSFIGLYNGFDAPKAVVAGKSNNSVADGWAPVASHSIDIELKAGEKKELVFILGYVENNPDDKWEAKNVINKKKAKEMIDKFKTVADVDKAFSEFKEYWNSLLSQYTIKSHDEKLDRMVNIWNQYQCMVTFNMSRSASYFESGIGRGMGFRDSNQDLLGFVHQIPERARERLLDLAATQLEDGGAYHQYQPLTKRGNNEIGGNFNDDPLWLIIAAAAYIKETGDYSILNEMVPYDNDMSKADTFFDHLKRSFNHVTNNLGPHGLPLIGRADWNDCLNLNCFSSTPDESFQTTTSKDGKVAESVMIAGMFVYTGPDYVKLCRYMGEEEEAKKAEKAIEDMKEAIIKHGYDGEWFLRAYDDFGRKVGSNENEEGKIFIESQGFCVMAGIGLDDGKAVKALDSVKKYLDTPYGIVLNNPAFTKYYIEYGEISTYPPGYKENAGIFCHNNAWIICAETVVGRGDMAFEYYKKIAPAYVEEISDIHKTEPYVYAQMIGGKDARRMGEAKNSWLTGTAAWNFVAISQWILGVKPDYDGLKIDPCIPKDWDGYTVSRLFRGATYVIEVKNPDHVSKGVKKVTVDGKEIEGNIIPVFGDGKEHKVEVIMG, from the coding sequence ATGAAATTTGGTTATTTTGATGATTTAAACAAAGAGTACGTTATAACTACTCCAACCACTCCATACCCATGGATAAACTATCTTGGAACCCAGGAATTCTTCTCCATTATCTCAAATACAGCAGGTGGATATGCTTTCTATAGAGATGCCAGATTAAGACGTATAACAAGATATAGATATAACAATGTCCCAATCGATATGGGCGGACGTTATTTCTACATATATGACAACGGTGATTACTGGTCACCGGGGTGGTCACCGGTAAAAAAAGAACTTGACAGCTATGAGTGCAGACACGGTCTCGGATATACAAAGATAACCGGTAAGAGAAACGGTATAAAAGCTGAAGTAACATTCTTTGTACCGCTCAATTACAATGGGGAAGTTCAAAAAGTAATAATTACAAACGAAGGAAATGATACTAAGAAAATAACTCTCTTTTCCTTCATTGAATGGTGCTTGTGGAATGCTCAGGACGATATGACCAACTTCCAAAGAAACTTCAGTACAGGAGAAGTTGAAGTGGAAGGTTCGGTTATATATCACAAGACAGAGTACAGAGAGCGTAGAAATCACTATGCTTTCTATTCAGTAAATGTTCCTATTACAGGATTTGACAGTGACAGAGACAGCTTCATAGGACTGTACAACGGATTTGATGCACCAAAGGCAGTGGTTGCAGGAAAATCAAACAATTCCGTTGCCGACGGATGGGCTCCGGTAGCATCCCACTCTATAGATATCGAATTAAAAGCAGGAGAAAAGAAAGAACTGGTATTCATATTGGGTTATGTTGAAAACAATCCCGATGACAAGTGGGAAGCCAAGAATGTAATTAACAAGAAGAAAGCCAAAGAAATGATTGACAAGTTTAAAACAGTGGCAGATGTGGACAAGGCATTCAGTGAGTTTAAAGAATACTGGAATTCTCTGCTTTCACAATATACAATAAAGAGTCATGATGAAAAACTTGACCGTATGGTAAACATCTGGAACCAGTATCAGTGTATGGTTACCTTCAATATGTCAAGAAGTGCGTCTTACTTTGAATCCGGTATAGGAAGAGGTATGGGCTTCAGAGATTCAAATCAGGACTTGCTGGGATTTGTTCATCAAATACCCGAAAGAGCAAGAGAAAGACTTTTGGACCTTGCTGCAACGCAGCTTGAGGACGGTGGTGCATATCACCAGTATCAACCGCTTACAAAGAGAGGTAACAATGAAATCGGAGGTAACTTCAATGACGACCCGTTGTGGTTGATTATTGCTGCTGCTGCATATATCAAAGAGACCGGTGATTATAGTATACTTAATGAAATGGTGCCTTATGACAATGATATGAGCAAGGCAGATACCTTCTTTGACCACTTGAAACGTTCCTTCAATCATGTAACCAATAATCTCGGACCTCACGGATTACCGTTAATAGGAAGAGCAGACTGGAATGACTGCCTCAACCTGAACTGTTTCTCATCTACACCGGATGAATCTTTCCAGACCACTACAAGCAAGGACGGAAAGGTTGCAGAGTCGGTTATGATCGCCGGCATGTTTGTATATACCGGTCCTGACTATGTTAAATTGTGCAGATACATGGGCGAGGAAGAGGAAGCAAAGAAAGCAGAGAAAGCTATTGAAGATATGAAAGAAGCTATTATCAAACATGGATACGATGGAGAATGGTTCTTAAGAGCGTATGACGACTTCGGTAGAAAAGTAGGAAGCAATGAAAACGAAGAAGGTAAGATATTTATTGAATCTCAGGGCTTCTGCGTAATGGCAGGAATAGGCCTTGATGACGGAAAAGCAGTAAAAGCATTGGATTCCGTTAAAAAATATCTCGATACTCCATACGGAATAGTGCTTAATAATCCTGCCTTTACAAAATATTATATAGAATACGGTGAAATTTCCACATATCCGCCGGGATATAAAGAAAATGCAGGAATATTCTGCCATAACAACGCATGGATAATTTGTGCTGAGACTGTTGTAGGAAGAGGAGACATGGCTTTTGAATACTATAAAAAGATAGCTCCTGCCTATGTAGAGGAAATCAGTGATATTCACAAGACTGAACCATACGTTTATGCACAGATGATAGGCGGAAAAGATGCAAGACGCATGGGTGAAGCTAAGAACTCATGGTTAACGGGAACAGCTGCGTGGAACTTTGTGGCAATTTCTCAGTGGATTTTAGGTGTTAAACCGGATTATGACGGATTGAAGATTGATCCATGCATTCCGAAAGATTGGGATGGCTACACTGTTTCAAGATTGTTCAGAGGAGCAACCTATGTAATAGAAGTGAAGAATCCTGACCATGTTTCTAAGGGTGTTAAGAAAGTTACAGTAGACGGCAAAGAAATTGAAGGAAACATTATTCCGGTATTCGGTGACGGAAAAGAGCATAAAGTGGAAGTTATAATGGGTTAA